The nucleotide window TCGACGGCAGCAATCTTGGCCGGTTGATGCTCGAGCGTGTTCAGTCCATGGAGATCGCCCATGAAGATTTGCACCGGTGCCAACACGAACGCAATCAATACGCCGGTGCGCAGCGTCTTCTTCGCCGCTGTGTCATCGGCCGCCTTCAGCAGGCGCCATGCCGACAATCCCGCCACTAAAAACGCCGCTGTCAGTCCGGAGGCGAGCAACATGTGCGTCAGCCGATAGGGAAACGAGGGATTGAAAATGACCTCCCACCAATTGCCGGCGATCAGTTCGCCATCGGCGATGACGTGGCCGGCCGGTGTGTGCATCCAAGAGTTGAGCGCGAGAATCCAGAACGCCGATATCGTCGTGCCGACCGCAACCAGCACCGTCGCTAGCAGATGCACCCAGCCCGGCACGCGCCGCATGCCGAATAACATAACGCCGAGAAAGGTAGCTTCGAGAAAAAATGCGGTGAGCACTTCGTAAGCAAGCAACGGACCGGCAATGTTGCCGACCTTATTCATGTAGCCCGGCCAGTTGGTGCCGAACTGAAACGACATGACAATGCCGGTCACTACGCCCATCGCAAACGACAGCGCGAACACTTTGGTCCAGCGTTGGTAAGTCGCGAGCCACTCCGGATTGCCGGTGCGCGCGTATTGCACGCGAAAGCCGACCAGGATCCAGCCGAGGGCGATGGTGATCGCCGGAAACAGAATATGAAAACCGATATTCAGGCCGAA belongs to Gammaproteobacteria bacterium and includes:
- a CDS encoding cytochrome ubiquinol oxidase subunit I yields the protein MDTLDATAIARIQFGLNIGFHILFPAITIALGWILVGFRVQYARTGNPEWLATYQRWTKVFALSFAMGVVTGIVMSFQFGTNWPGYMNKVGNIAGPLLAYEVLTAFFLEATFLGVMLFGMRRVPGWVHLLATVLVAVGTTISAFWILALNSWMHTPAGHVIADGELIAGNWWEVIFNPSFPYRLTHMLLASGLTAAFLVAGLSAWRLLKAADDTAAKKTLRTGVLIAFVLAPVQIFMGDLHGLNTLEHQPAKIAAVEALWQTEHGAPLVLFAIPNEATRTNDFAIEIPKGASLILRHDRDAEIKGIEAFAPNTPPVAPVFFAFRVMVGVGMLMLLVSAVGTWRLRGNRTPPRWLLWIFAGFTFSGWVATLAGWLVTEIGRQPWLVTGVLRTADAVGAVSEAKLGASLTGYIITYSIMLIAYVVVLTHLAGSGSTKAPVGPGSITAEGLL